The Clostridioides sp. ES-S-0010-02 genome window below encodes:
- a CDS encoding ethanolamine utilization protein EutH: MPFDKVILYIMAVGVLLGALDRIIGNKFGLGEQFEEGFNSMGPLALGMVGIVCLAPVISNVLGPVIIPIFNLCGADPSMFATILANDMGGYPLAMELAHNKEAGMLAGLVVSSMLGCTLVFSIPVGLGLIEYEDRPFFAKGLLIGLITIPFGGIVGGMIAGFNLSMVIINMVPVIILAVILAIGLKVNSTLMINGSLVFGKIISILITIGLGAAAFQEITGVVLIKGMTPIREGIQVIGSIAIVLLGTFPILHLLVKVLNKPLTAIGGKLGMDATSAAGLVFTLANSIPVYKMMKDMSPKGKVVNTAWLVCATAALGDHLGFTAGVVPEMITPVVIGKLVGGVLAIALAMVMTKDLTAEEEQSSKMKKEVV; encoded by the coding sequence ATGCCCTTTGATAAAGTTATATTATATATAATGGCTGTAGGGGTGCTTTTAGGAGCATTAGATAGGATAATTGGAAATAAATTTGGTCTTGGTGAACAATTCGAAGAAGGTTTTAATTCAATGGGTCCACTAGCTTTAGGGATGGTTGGTATAGTTTGTTTAGCTCCAGTTATCTCAAATGTATTAGGACCAGTAATAATACCAATATTCAATTTATGTGGAGCAGACCCATCTATGTTTGCAACCATATTAGCAAATGATATGGGAGGATATCCATTAGCGATGGAACTTGCACACAATAAAGAAGCAGGGATGCTTGCAGGATTAGTTGTATCATCAATGCTTGGGTGTACACTTGTATTTTCAATCCCAGTAGGATTAGGCCTTATAGAGTATGAAGACAGACCATTTTTTGCAAAAGGGTTATTAATAGGATTAATAACAATACCTTTTGGAGGGATTGTAGGAGGAATGATAGCAGGATTTAATTTATCAATGGTGATTATAAATATGGTGCCAGTAATAATATTAGCAGTAATATTAGCAATAGGTCTGAAAGTAAATTCAACACTTATGATAAATGGGTCTTTAGTTTTTGGAAAAATTATATCTATATTGATAACAATAGGATTAGGTGCAGCAGCATTTCAAGAAATAACAGGGGTAGTACTTATAAAAGGAATGACACCTATAAGAGAGGGTATTCAAGTAATTGGAAGTATTGCAATAGTATTATTGGGTACTTTTCCTATACTACATTTATTAGTTAAAGTTTTAAATAAACCACTTACAGCAATAGGTGGAAAATTAGGTATGGATGCAACAAGTGCAGCTGGATTAGTTTTCACTTTAGCTAATAGTATTCCAGTGTATAAAATGATGAAAGACATGAGCCCAAAGGGAAAAGTAGTAAATACAGCATGGTTAGTTTGTGCAACAGCAGCACTAGGTGATCACCTAGGATTTACAGCAGGAGTAGTGCCAGAGATGATTACACCTGTTGTAATTGGAAAGTTAGTTGGTGGAGTATTGGCGATTGCACTTGCTATGGTAATGACAAAAGATTTAACAGCAGAAGAAGAGCAAAGTAGTAAAATGAAAAAAGAGGTTGTATAA
- a CDS encoding lipoate--protein ligase family protein, whose protein sequence is MNQWRVIHNKSYDGAMNMAIDEAIFTAYKKGCVKPTLRFYTWKPACLSVGYFQKLEDEVDLDKCKCMNIDYVRRITGGRAVLHDNELTYSIIIGEDNPLIDKSINLSYRYISEGLVRGLNLSGIETDNLNSGERIGRENLSAACFNAHASYEVTINNKKVIGSAQSRKDGVLLQHGSIIMDFDVEKLFKLIKAKTPELKERAMKFTAKKASGIENEIGKKIDIDILQANLIKGLASQFNVEFVEEDLTDYEKQLAEELYKKYKDEEYNKKR, encoded by the coding sequence ATGAATCAGTGGAGAGTTATACATAATAAATCATATGATGGTGCAATGAATATGGCAATTGATGAAGCTATATTTACTGCATATAAAAAAGGATGTGTGAAGCCAACACTTAGATTTTACACTTGGAAGCCAGCTTGCTTGAGTGTAGGATATTTTCAAAAACTTGAAGATGAGGTAGATTTAGATAAGTGTAAGTGCATGAATATAGACTATGTCAGAAGAATCACAGGAGGAAGAGCTGTATTACATGATAATGAGCTAACTTATAGTATAATTATAGGAGAAGATAATCCTTTAATTGATAAAAGTATAAATCTATCTTATAGATATATAAGTGAAGGTTTAGTTAGAGGATTGAATTTAAGTGGTATAGAAACAGATAACTTAAATAGTGGAGAGAGAATAGGTAGAGAAAATTTATCAGCTGCATGCTTTAATGCACATGCATCATATGAAGTTACTATTAATAATAAAAAGGTAATTGGAAGTGCTCAAAGTAGAAAAGACGGTGTTTTGTTACAGCATGGTTCAATAATAATGGATTTTGATGTAGAAAAATTGTTTAAATTAATAAAGGCTAAAACACCAGAACTAAAAGAAAGAGCAATGAAATTCACAGCTAAAAAGGCCAGTGGAATAGAGAATGAAATTGGTAAAAAAATAGACATAGATATTCTACAAGCTAATCTAATAAAAGGACTGGCTAGTCAATTTAATGTTGAGTTTGTAGAAGAAGACTTGACTGATTATGAAAAGCAATTAGCTGAAGAATTATATAAAAAATACAAGGATGAAGAGTATAATAAAAAGCGTTAA
- a CDS encoding DUF4300 family protein, whose product MRKNLLIAILSAILVLSSILTIFAYSTIKDNSRLVYSNIIDRKTQNQVKNVLEKNKINKKDIDIFIKSVRSYNKLQIKILQNNVNISKSGYSSINTKQVPYNLDKLQSNWMEKFPNYMDVNCRITAFRLFKDFINSKEKFTGDSIDLSIDLDTIMNNRDAKFNSKDVEKFINFFSAIPTQDTDDINKNAEQIKKEWKKRKISFKDNKNMSIISGFLRYPETKNVFIGHTGICIKTDKDILFIEKYGSTSPYQVTKFKSKKDVKNYMFNRLKMSEGNVELLDPIIMENDKLMQ is encoded by the coding sequence GTGAGAAAAAATTTACTAATAGCAATATTGTCTGCTATTTTAGTGTTATCAAGCATACTTACAATCTTTGCATATTCAACTATTAAAGATAATAGCAGATTAGTATACTCTAACATAATAGATAGAAAGACACAAAATCAAGTGAAAAATGTATTAGAAAAAAATAAAATAAATAAGAAAGATATTGATATTTTTATTAAATCAGTTAGGAGCTACAACAAACTTCAAATTAAAATACTTCAAAACAATGTAAATATATCTAAGTCTGGATATAGTTCAATTAACACAAAACAGGTTCCATACAATTTAGATAAATTACAAAGTAACTGGATGGAAAAGTTTCCTAACTATATGGATGTAAATTGTAGAATAACAGCATTTAGACTTTTTAAAGATTTCATCAACTCAAAAGAGAAGTTTACTGGAGATTCTATCGATTTAAGTATTGATTTAGATACTATAATGAATAATAGAGATGCAAAATTTAACTCAAAGGATGTAGAAAAATTTATTAACTTTTTCTCTGCAATACCAACTCAAGACACAGATGATATAAATAAAAATGCAGAACAAATAAAAAAAGAGTGGAAAAAAAGAAAAATATCTTTTAAAGATAATAAAAATATGTCTATTATAAGTGGCTTTCTTCGTTATCCAGAAACTAAAAATGTATTTATAGGTCATACAGGTATATGTATCAAAACTGATAAAGATATCTTATTTATAGAAAAATATGGTTCTACATCACCTTACCAAGTTACTAAGTTCAAAAGTAAAAAAGATGTGAAAAATTATATGTTCAATAGATTAAAGATGTCAGAAGGAAATGTAGAATTACTAGACCCAATAATAATGGAAAATGATAAACTTATGCAGTAA
- a CDS encoding zinc transporter: MMFDREIIRYHHGHHDHDDHCHEHTHGDMCHEHPHDHAHDHDHEHNHEESSESKDEKTLKILLVHWINHNETHEEGFREWVEKARAIGKEETAKSIEKAIECMEEANKMLLEAKKHM, encoded by the coding sequence ATGATGTTTGATAGAGAGATTATAAGATACCACCATGGGCACCATGACCATGACGACCATTGCCATGAACATACTCATGGAGATATGTGCCATGAACATCCACACGACCATGCTCATGACCATGACCACGAACATAATCATGAAGAATCATCAGAGTCTAAAGATGAGAAAACTTTAAAAATACTTTTAGTACATTGGATAAATCACAATGAGACTCATGAAGAAGGATTTAGAGAATGGGTAGAAAAGGCTAGAGCTATTGGAAAAGAAGAAACTGCAAAGAGTATTGAAAAAGCTATAGAATGTATGGAAGAAGCAAATAAAATGTTATTAGAGGCTAAAAAACATATGTAA
- a CDS encoding CooT family nickel-binding protein: protein MCESSAFICKNNNELEKVMENVVNIDPCDGKIYLTDLLGEQKIIDGIIKEIRLMDHKIIIQEN from the coding sequence ATGTGTGAATCATCAGCTTTCATTTGTAAGAATAACAATGAATTAGAAAAGGTTATGGAGAATGTGGTTAATATAGACCCTTGTGATGGAAAGATTTATTTAACTGATTTATTAGGAGAACAAAAAATAATAGATGGAATAATTAAAGAAATAAGATTGATGGACCATAAGATAATAATACAAGAAAATTAA
- a CDS encoding radical SAM protein — MIRLSSGTAIELGILNKKSDIPPTTAYIMIGEKCINKCSFCSQSIESSTRKDKLSRVVWPEYSKEEILNALRAYNGKNIKRICIQSMASEEAHKSVLDFINYINGKIDMPISLSAKLESDEEINKFFSAGVDKIGIAIDAASKDLYEKIKGYNYDEKLNFITKMSKLYPNKISTHIIVGMGESHEDIYNLYTYLKKNNITISLFAFTPVRGTKMEKISQPNIESYRRVQLMSYMINKGYSQEYFEFKNGYLENIKLDDETVSDINRGYPFEIRGCKDCNRPYYNERPGSTIYNYSRPLNQDEIDLAIRELNL; from the coding sequence ATGATTAGATTATCATCAGGGACAGCAATAGAACTTGGAATATTAAATAAAAAAAGCGATATACCTCCTACTACAGCATATATAATGATTGGGGAAAAATGCATAAACAAATGTAGTTTTTGTTCTCAATCAATAGAAAGCAGTACTAGAAAAGATAAATTATCAAGAGTAGTTTGGCCAGAGTATTCTAAAGAGGAAATATTGAATGCTTTGAGAGCATATAACGGGAAAAATATAAAGAGAATATGTATACAATCAATGGCAAGTGAAGAGGCACATAAATCTGTTTTAGATTTTATAAATTACATAAATGGTAAAATAGATATGCCTATTTCATTGTCTGCAAAATTAGAAAGTGATGAAGAAATAAACAAGTTTTTTTCTGCTGGAGTAGATAAAATAGGAATAGCGATAGATGCAGCAAGTAAAGACTTATATGAAAAAATAAAAGGATATAATTATGATGAAAAATTGAATTTTATAACAAAAATGTCAAAGTTATATCCTAATAAAATCAGCACACATATAATTGTTGGTATGGGAGAAAGTCATGAAGACATATACAACCTATATACTTATTTAAAGAAGAACAATATAACTATTAGTTTATTTGCGTTTACTCCAGTTAGAGGAACTAAAATGGAAAAAATAAGTCAACCAAATATAGAAAGTTACAGAAGAGTACAGCTAATGTCCTATATGATAAATAAAGGTTATTCACAAGAATACTTTGAATTCAAAAATGGATACTTGGAAAATATAAAACTAGATGATGAGACTGTATCAGATATAAACAGGGGTTACCCTTTTGAGATAAGAGGCTGTAAGGATTGTAATAGACCATATTATAATGAAAGACCAGGAAGTACTATATATAATTATTCAAGACCTTTAAATCAAGATGAGATAGATTTGGCTATAAGAGAACTAAATCTGTAA
- the hisJ gene encoding histidinol-phosphatase HisJ yields MKDGHIHSPYCPHGSKDDFEKYIQRAIDVGLTEMTFTEHFPYPNGFQDPAPENDSCMNPENLSNYLDDVKNFKQKYESKIKINVGAEVDFLEGYEEDIKNNLDKYGDELEDSLLSVHIIKIDGAYCCVDYSVEEFQNLIDKLGSIEAVYNKYYETLIKAVNADLGTYKPKRIGHLNLVRKFNQVFPYNYEGNKVLEELIKLVKEKGYELDYNVSGNRKEYCKEPYVDVYLLELAKKYDIPLVLGSDSHCAEEINNYDIG; encoded by the coding sequence ATGAAAGATGGTCATATACATTCACCTTATTGTCCTCATGGAAGTAAGGATGATTTTGAAAAATATATACAAAGGGCAATTGATGTTGGTCTAACAGAAATGACATTTACAGAGCATTTTCCATATCCAAATGGATTTCAAGACCCTGCACCTGAAAATGATAGTTGCATGAATCCTGAAAATTTATCAAATTACCTTGATGATGTTAAAAATTTCAAGCAAAAATATGAGAGCAAAATTAAGATAAATGTAGGAGCGGAAGTAGATTTTCTTGAAGGTTATGAAGAAGACATAAAAAACAATTTAGATAAATATGGTGATGAATTAGAGGATTCTCTATTATCAGTACATATAATTAAAATTGATGGTGCCTATTGTTGTGTGGACTATAGTGTAGAAGAGTTTCAAAATCTGATTGATAAGCTTGGAAGCATTGAAGCTGTTTATAATAAGTATTATGAAACATTAATAAAAGCTGTAAATGCTGATTTAGGTACATATAAACCAAAGAGAATAGGTCATTTAAATTTAGTTAGAAAGTTTAATCAAGTATTTCCATATAATTATGAAGGAAATAAAGTTCTTGAAGAATTAATAAAGTTGGTTAAAGAAAAAGGATATGAACTTGATTACAATGTTTCTGGAAACAGAAAAGAATATTGTAAAGAGCCTTATGTAGATGTATACTTATTAGAATTAGCAAAAAAATATGATATTCCATTAGTTCTTGGCTCAGATTCTCACTGTGCAGAGGAAATAAATAATTATGATATAGGATAA
- the glpK gene encoding glycerol kinase GlpK, with amino-acid sequence MKYVLAIDQGTTGTRAVLINEKSEFVFSDYMEHTQIYPQSGYVEHDPIEIWNNTKTVSNNVLQQAFKSGIDESDIKGIGIDNQGETVMLWDKNTGMPLYNAIVWQCRRTYDYVENLKNIPGLENKIIDKTGLIIDPYFSGTKIKWIIDNVKGVKEKIKNGEVLAGTLDSWLIWKMTGGKSFLTDVSTAARTMLFNIRDMNWDRELLDIIGVPRSILADIMPTSGDFGTTDKGAFCGVSIKITASMVDQPAALFGNGCFEPGMVKNTYGTGCFLYMNIGEELKIAGNGILTTVAWKIGDKITYAYDGGVYIAGAAIQWLRDGIGVIKNYSETDDMANSIPSTGGVYFVPAFAGIAAPYWDQYARGTMVGITGSTKKEHIVRATLESVALQVKDVVDSMNLASGKDIKMLRVDGGITKNNFTMQFQSDILDIPIEIAENPETTVLGVGYMAGLSCGVWNSIDEIRNEFTISKEYTPNMTKQKREEILLGWNQAVKRAMNWENDTKKMCAN; translated from the coding sequence GTGAAATATGTATTAGCAATTGATCAAGGAACAACAGGAACAAGAGCAGTATTAATAAATGAAAAATCAGAGTTTGTTTTTAGTGATTATATGGAGCATACTCAAATCTATCCACAATCTGGATACGTCGAACATGACCCTATAGAAATTTGGAATAACACAAAAACTGTAAGTAATAATGTACTACAACAAGCTTTTAAAAGTGGAATAGATGAAAGTGATATAAAGGGAATAGGTATAGATAATCAAGGTGAAACAGTAATGCTATGGGATAAAAATACAGGTATGCCATTATACAATGCAATTGTATGGCAGTGCAGAAGAACCTATGATTATGTTGAAAATTTAAAGAATATACCAGGATTAGAAAATAAGATAATAGATAAAACAGGACTAATCATAGACCCTTATTTTTCAGGGACAAAAATTAAATGGATAATAGATAATGTAAAAGGTGTAAAAGAAAAAATCAAAAATGGAGAAGTACTTGCTGGAACATTAGATAGCTGGTTAATTTGGAAAATGACAGGAGGAAAGTCTTTTTTAACTGATGTTTCTACAGCAGCAAGAACCATGCTTTTTAATATAAGAGATATGAATTGGGATAGAGAATTACTTGATATTATAGGAGTTCCTAGAAGTATTTTAGCGGATATAATGCCTACAAGTGGTGATTTTGGGACTACAGACAAAGGGGCATTTTGTGGTGTATCAATAAAAATTACTGCTTCGATGGTTGACCAGCCAGCAGCTCTATTTGGAAATGGATGCTTTGAGCCAGGTATGGTTAAAAATACTTATGGAACAGGATGTTTCTTATATATGAATATAGGTGAAGAGTTGAAAATAGCGGGTAATGGTATATTAACAACTGTTGCTTGGAAAATAGGAGACAAAATTACATATGCTTATGATGGCGGAGTATATATAGCAGGTGCTGCAATACAGTGGCTTAGAGATGGAATTGGAGTTATAAAAAATTACTCAGAAACTGATGATATGGCTAACTCAATACCAAGTACTGGTGGTGTATATTTTGTTCCAGCGTTTGCAGGGATTGCAGCACCTTATTGGGACCAATATGCAAGAGGTACAATGGTTGGTATAACAGGCAGTACTAAGAAAGAGCATATAGTAAGAGCTACTCTTGAATCTGTTGCACTTCAGGTCAAAGATGTTGTTGACTCTATGAATTTAGCTTCAGGAAAGGATATAAAAATGCTAAGAGTGGATGGTGGAATTACAAAAAATAATTTTACAATGCAGTTTCAATCCGATATATTAGATATACCAATTGAAATTGCAGAAAATCCTGAGACAACAGTGCTTGGAGTAGGATATATGGCAGGTCTTTCCTGTGGTGTTTGGAATAGTATTGATGAAATTAGAAATGAGTTTACAATAAGTAAAGAATACACTCCAAATATGACAAAACAAAAAAGAGAAGAAATTTTGCTTGGGTGGAATCAAGCAGTAAAAAGAGCTATGAACTGGGAAAACGATACCAAAAAGATGTGTGCTAATTAA
- a CDS encoding flagellar motor protein, which translates to MTTLIFFIVGIASLVVAFVIDGGHIGALFVFSSALVVFGGTIGAVGASTPFPVFKKSIKIMLLAFKNKKPNNIENIVYFKEIAIKARKEGLLSIDKEISENDELDPFIRKGLELMVDGVDAATIRNILESQIQITSKRHKEGIAIFDSAGGYAPTLGIIGTVMGLVHILGNLSSNPDALGPQISVAFLATLYGVGSANLIWLPIASKLKAINQQETNERLLVIEAILSILEGDNSNLMTEKLKIFLNSKELIELGEADGRIE; encoded by the coding sequence ATGACAACTTTAATTTTCTTTATAGTGGGAATAGCATCTTTAGTGGTTGCTTTCGTTATTGATGGGGGACACATTGGAGCCTTATTTGTATTTTCATCAGCACTTGTTGTTTTTGGTGGAACTATAGGGGCTGTTGGTGCTTCAACACCATTTCCTGTATTCAAAAAGTCCATAAAGATAATGTTGTTAGCTTTTAAAAATAAAAAGCCTAACAATATAGAAAACATAGTTTATTTCAAAGAAATTGCAATCAAGGCCAGAAAAGAAGGTCTTCTTAGTATTGATAAAGAAATAAGCGAAAATGATGAATTGGACCCATTTATTAGAAAAGGTCTTGAACTTATGGTAGACGGCGTTGATGCAGCTACAATAAGAAATATATTAGAATCTCAAATACAAATAACATCAAAAAGACATAAAGAAGGAATAGCAATATTCGATTCAGCAGGAGGGTATGCACCTACACTGGGAATCATAGGTACAGTTATGGGATTAGTACATATTTTAGGAAATCTTTCGAGTAATCCAGATGCACTTGGACCTCAGATATCTGTAGCGTTTTTGGCTACTTTATACGGTGTTGGTTCAGCCAATTTAATTTGGTTACCAATAGCATCAAAGCTTAAAGCTATAAATCAGCAAGAAACTAATGAAAGACTTTTAGTGATAGAAGCGATACTATCTATACTTGAGGGAGATAATTCTAATTTAATGACAGAAAAATTAAAGATATTTTTAAATTCAAAAGAATTAATTGAACTTGGAGAAGCTGATGGTAGAATTGAATAA
- a CDS encoding alanine--glyoxylate aminotransferase family protein produces MKKTYLFSPGPVMVTDRVRNSLLHYDICHRGNEFMNLFKDTQQKIGKLYNATSDYYSLVVSGSGTSVNECVLSSIFDKEDAALLVSNGVFGERLEEILSAYSVKTYKPDFKWAEYPDLDILEKYLLENPDIKVIAMVFHETSSGMINPVPELGKLAKKYNKIFFVDAISASAGEYIDVDEFNIDIITGVGGKALGAFPGSAYLCAKESVLQNIKEDQCKNVYLSLYKHYKLAKSSSQTPNTPNVTLIFALNEALTEFLEDDSKIERYKECSAILRNGMEELGLTFLLPDKYMSNTVTSVFLPKEIDINRFILELEEENGYVVYPGKGKFLDDNMFQVANMGEIYPDDCYKFLDILKSKLEVKKAI; encoded by the coding sequence ATGAAAAAAACATATCTATTTAGTCCTGGACCAGTAATGGTTACAGATAGGGTTAGAAATTCACTTCTTCACTATGATATATGTCATAGAGGAAATGAATTCATGAATTTATTTAAAGATACACAACAAAAAATCGGTAAATTATATAATGCAACTTCTGATTATTATTCTCTAGTTGTATCTGGTTCTGGAACATCTGTAAATGAATGTGTATTATCTTCTATATTTGATAAAGAAGATGCTGCTTTATTAGTTAGTAATGGTGTATTTGGAGAAAGGCTAGAAGAAATATTATCTGCTTATAGTGTTAAGACCTACAAACCAGACTTTAAATGGGCTGAATATCCAGACTTAGATATTTTAGAAAAATACTTACTTGAAAATCCTGACATAAAAGTAATTGCTATGGTATTTCATGAGACTAGTTCAGGAATGATAAATCCTGTACCTGAATTAGGAAAACTTGCAAAAAAATATAACAAAATATTTTTTGTTGATGCAATAAGTGCATCTGCTGGTGAATACATTGATGTTGATGAGTTTAATATAGATATAATAACAGGTGTTGGTGGTAAAGCCCTTGGGGCATTTCCAGGCTCTGCATATCTTTGTGCTAAAGAAAGCGTTTTACAAAATATTAAAGAAGATCAATGTAAAAATGTGTATCTTAGCCTTTACAAACATTATAAGCTTGCAAAATCATCTTCTCAAACACCAAATACACCTAATGTCACTTTAATATTTGCTCTTAATGAAGCTTTAACTGAATTTTTAGAAGATGACAGTAAGATAGAAAGATATAAAGAATGTTCTGCTATTTTAAGAAATGGTATGGAGGAACTAGGTCTAACATTTTTACTTCCAGATAAATATATGTCTAATACTGTTACGTCTGTATTTCTTCCTAAAGAAATTGATATAAATAGATTTATATTAGAACTAGAAGAAGAAAATGGTTATGTGGTATATCCAGGAAAAGGCAAATTTCTAGATGATAATATGTTCCAAGTTGCAAATATGGGAGAAATTTATCCAGACGATTGTTATAAATTCCTTGATATTTTAAAATCAAAGCTAGAAGTTAAAAAAGCCATATAA
- a CDS encoding DUF3842 family protein, whose amino-acid sequence MIIAVIDGMGGGIGAQIVSSLREELPTYVEIYALGTNSIATSSMMKAHANKGATGENAIVVSARKANIIVAPISVIIPNSMMGEVTCNISEAIADSEALKILLPIMPENIELVGLEGKPLALLVKDSVNVIKKEFNIK is encoded by the coding sequence ATGATAATAGCAGTGATAGATGGAATGGGTGGAGGTATAGGAGCCCAGATAGTTTCTTCTCTGAGAGAAGAATTACCTACATATGTAGAAATTTATGCACTAGGAACTAATTCTATAGCAACTAGTTCTATGATGAAGGCTCATGCTAATAAAGGAGCTACAGGGGAAAATGCTATAGTAGTATCAGCTAGAAAAGCCAATATAATAGTTGCACCTATTTCTGTAATAATACCTAATTCTATGATGGGGGAAGTCACTTGTAATATAAGTGAAGCTATTGCAGATAGTGAGGCACTTAAGATACTTTTACCTATTATGCCAGAAAATATAGAGTTAGTTGGATTAGAAGGTAAACCATTAGCACTACTTGTAAAAGATTCTGTTAATGTTATAAAAAAAGAATTTAATATAAAATAA
- a CDS encoding DeoR/GlpR transcriptional regulator → MLPQERYEKILSILESDNIIKINDIVQMFDISIETARRDLAHMESIGLLKRVYGGAIPVIASSVELNYIKRKKINSNDKKQIALKCSEFINTNDTIFMDTGTTVLEVAKSLKDKKNLTVITNSILVANELMNTNIKVYVLGGYLRETEGSFSGPLTLAAIEQFNVDKAILGAGGITLENGISDYHLEESLVRKKMIERSRKSIVVVEPPKFGINSFASVAPIEHIDTIITSASIDHDIIIEFSQKGIPLVIADN, encoded by the coding sequence ATGTTACCACAGGAAAGATATGAGAAGATTTTAAGTATTCTCGAATCAGATAATATAATTAAAATAAATGACATAGTCCAAATGTTTGATATATCAATAGAAACAGCACGAAGAGACCTAGCACATATGGAAAGTATTGGACTTTTAAAAAGAGTTTATGGTGGTGCTATACCAGTTATAGCAAGTAGCGTAGAACTTAACTATATTAAAAGAAAAAAAATAAATTCAAATGATAAAAAACAAATTGCTCTTAAATGTAGTGAATTTATAAATACAAATGACACTATTTTTATGGATACTGGAACTACTGTTCTTGAAGTTGCAAAAAGTTTAAAAGACAAAAAAAACTTAACTGTAATAACTAACTCAATTTTGGTTGCAAATGAACTTATGAATACTAATATAAAAGTATATGTACTTGGTGGATATCTTAGAGAAACTGAAGGTTCTTTTTCTGGACCACTTACATTAGCAGCCATTGAACAATTTAATGTTGATAAGGCAATTTTAGGTGCTGGAGGTATTACACTTGAAAATGGTATTTCTGACTATCACTTAGAAGAATCACTTGTTCGAAAAAAAATGATTGAAAGGTCTAGAAAGTCAATAGTAGTTGTTGAGCCACCTAAGTTTGGAATAAATTCATTTGCTTCTGTTGCTCCTATAGAGCATATAGATACTATTATTACATCTGCTAGTATAGACCACGACATAATTATAGAATTTTCTCAAAAAGGAATACCTTTAGTCATAGCTGATAATTAG
- a CDS encoding OmpA family protein: MLHDEDEKEENNERWLLTYSDLITLLMIFFVIMYSMSNVDAEKYKQLSQSLSSAFGGSSGVIEGGQNKIEPVVDQNNNNLDSLQNPEFKEVGENIQKYLNESGLANSVSLKAQDRGLVISLKDTILFDTGKAVIINDSRDKIIQIGKMLNEMNSYIRVEGHTDNLSIKNSEFKSNWDLSVMRATNVVQLLIDSAGIAPNKLSAVGYGEFRPIADNSSPDGKSKNRRVDIVLVDSKFDDVENVGENK, from the coding sequence ATGTTACATGATGAAGACGAAAAAGAAGAAAATAATGAGCGATGGCTTTTAACTTATTCAGACCTCATAACATTACTTATGATTTTCTTTGTCATAATGTATTCTATGAGTAATGTTGATGCAGAGAAATATAAACAATTATCTCAATCTCTAAGTTCTGCATTTGGTGGTTCATCTGGAGTTATTGAAGGTGGACAAAATAAAATAGAACCAGTAGTTGACCAAAACAATAATAATCTAGATAGTTTACAAAATCCTGAGTTTAAAGAAGTTGGTGAAAATATTCAAAAGTATTTAAATGAAAGTGGATTGGCAAATTCGGTATCATTAAAAGCTCAAGATAGAGGACTAGTAATAAGCCTTAAAGATACTATATTATTTGATACTGGAAAAGCTGTTATAATAAATGATTCTAGAGATAAGATTATTCAAATAGGTAAGATGTTAAATGAAATGAATAGTTATATAAGAGTAGAAGGTCATACAGATAACCTATCTATAAAAAATTCTGAATTTAAATCTAATTGGGATTTATCAGTTATGAGAGCAACCAATGTTGTCCAACTTCTTATTGATAGTGCAGGTATTGCACCAAATAAGTTGTCTGCTGTAGGATATGGTGAATTTAGACCAATAGCTGACAATTCATCTCCAGATGGCAAATCAAAAAACAGAAGAGTTGATATAGTCTTGGTTGATAGTAAGTTCGATGATGTAGAAAATGTTGGAGAAAATAAATAG